The following DNA comes from Corynebacterium atrinae.
CCACCTCGGCGGCAAGGTCCTCATCCCGACCCAGCAGCACATCCGCACCCTGACCTCTGCTCGCCTGGCTGCCGACGTCGCCAACACCCCGACCGTCGTCATCGCCCGCACCGACGCCGAGGCCGCCACCCTCATCACCTCCGACGTTGACGAGCGCGACCGCCCGTTCATCACCGGTGAGCGCACCGCCGAGGGCTTCTACAAGATCCAGAACGGCCTCGAGCCCTGCATCGCCCGCGCAAAGTCCTACGCTCCCTACGCCGACATGATCTGGATGGAGACCGGCACCCCGGACCTCGAGCTGGCCAAGCGCTTCGCCGACGGCGTCCACGAGGAGTTCCCGGACCAGCTGCTGTCCTACAACTGCTCCCCGTCCTTCAACTGGTCCGCACACCTTGATGCAGACGAGATCGCCAAGTTCCAGAAGGAACTGGGCAAGATGGGCTTCACCTTCCAGTTCATCACCCTCGCAGGCTTCCACTCCCTCAACTACGGTATGTTCGACCTGGCCTACGGCTACGCCCGCGAAGGCATGCCCGCCTTCGTTGACCTGCAGAACCGCGAGTTCCAGGCAGCCGAGGAGCGCGGCTTCACCGCCGTCAAGCACCAGCGCGAGGTCGGTGCCGGCTACTTCGACACCATCGCCACCACCGTTGACCCGGAATCCTCCACCACCGCCCTCAAGGGCTCCACCGAGGAAGGCCAGTTCCACTAAGAACTAGCTTGATATGACAGCGGCGTGCATCGTGAGAAATCACGGCGCACGCCGCTTTCCGCTTTCCCTTACTCATGCTGAAAGGTAGACCCACCATGACCATCACCTTCATTCCCACCGCCGACCTTGTTGACATCATTGGAGACGACGTCCGCTCCTGCGACACCCAATTCGGCGACTTCGGCGGAGTGACCGACTTCTGCGGGCCCATCACCACCATCAAGTGCTTCCAGGACAACGG
Coding sequences within:
- the aceA gene encoding isocitrate lyase, which translates into the protein MTTTGQARTAAEIQKDWDENPRWEGITRDYTAEQVEKLQGTVVEEHTLARRGAEILWDKVSKRDGSYINSLGALTGNMAVQQARAGLQAVYLSGWQVAGDANLSGHTYPDQSLYPANSVPNVVRRINNALLRADEIARVEGDTSVDNWLLPIVADGEAGFGGALNVYELQKAMIAAGAAGTHWEDQLASEKKCGHLGGKVLIPTQQHIRTLTSARLAADVANTPTVVIARTDAEAATLITSDVDERDRPFITGERTAEGFYKIQNGLEPCIARAKSYAPYADMIWMETGTPDLELAKRFADGVHEEFPDQLLSYNCSPSFNWSAHLDADEIAKFQKELGKMGFTFQFITLAGFHSLNYGMFDLAYGYAREGMPAFVDLQNREFQAAEERGFTAVKHQREVGAGYFDTIATTVDPESSTTALKGSTEEGQFH